Genomic DNA from Trypanosoma brucei brucei TREU927 chromosome 9, whole genome shotgun sequence:
TCTGGCGGCAATGCTAGCAGACACAATAAAGCAGCGACAGGCATATAGTGTTATAGCTGCATATTCCGACGCCAAAGCAACCGCGCTGAAGGCAACGATCGacacaaaaagcaaacaaattaTAGACGCCGCCGACGTGCTGGAAAAGAGGAGCGCCCAATTAAGAGGGGCGATTTTcgcagcgaaaacaaaggcgGTAACCGTTTCCGGCTCAATAGCGGGAGCACTAGCCAATGACCCTGATTTCGGGGGAACGGCGAAGACATGCACACTAAAGCTTTCAGTGCACGACACGGCTGACACGGCATGCGACACCTCAGCCAACTATGATGACACCCTCGCAACACTGGCCACACAAATTAATAACCTGAAGACCATCTATACAGTCTGCGATGAGACCCCAATCACAGAACAGCTGACGGCGGTAATCACAAGCAAAGGCGacttcgcgagctcaggggACACAACAGCAGACGGAACCGCATACTGCGGTAACCATGCCACGCGATCAAGCGCAACACACGCCATTAGCATAAAAGAACTACACGGTGAAAGCAACCCGACACGCACGATACCACAAAACCTCGAAAACGACGGAACTTGCGTAAAGCCAGGAGCCGGCCGCAAGGACGGATTAATAACGATAAGAGAGACCGCGGCCTCAAAATGCAACGCCAAAAAAAACCTCATATCCCCGGTAATGCCAGTAAGCAGCCCGTCAGCGACCCAGCTAATCGACGACCCAACGTTCCAAAAGCTGGCCGCCCTAGCATCAGGACAAAACACACCGCAAACTACCGGcggaaaaaatgacaaagcagcagcgatCCAACTTTTAGGGAGCGACGAAACGAATTTAAAAGACAAGTATTTCACCCCACTGGAAAACCAACACGTAGAATTCAACCTAGGTGAAGAACTAATCAGAACCAGCATAAAATCGGCAGCTTCAGGTGACAATTACGGCGCAGTTTTGGCGTTttcagcaggaaaagcagccATTCAAGCAGTACAGAAGGACATACCAAAAGGAGTGGAAACAGAAGCTAACGATGACTGcacaggaaaaggaaaagatgattgcaacaacaaaacagggTGCAAATACAATGACAAATATAGAAATGCGAAAAAGACCCTGCAAAAGCTACAACGGCGGGAACACCAGTGACcaaaaacaccacaggaagcaattctgtTATGATTAATAAAACCCCTCTTTTCTTGCATTTGTGGTTATATAGTTATGCTTTTCGAAGATTTTTGCTACATTTTGTGAAATATGCGAAAATTGCTTTGTCAGAGAGTCTGTTAAATTTTCTTAAATTTgacatattttaacacttttagATAATATGTGTAAATTTGTTAAAATGTGAAAGTTTAGTAAATTTTATATAATAGCAGCTTAGTCGTGTATTTAGTATGTGAAATTGTACGGAAAAGGAatgatattataattttatttattttgtttattttattgatatTATTTGCTTTTATGATAGTGATAGTATTAGcaaggaaaatgcaaaatataataaaaggagagtgttgtaagtgtgtaaatacgaatattataaaaaCTTATTTGTGAAGACtgaataaacaacaaaaaagaaacacagaaAAGAGTTGTAGTGTTGCAACGAATGGAAGctagaaaaaaagggaaatggaaatgggAATATTTTAATGAAAACAAAGGCATAAATGGAAGTGGGGTATGCACATGtctataaacaaacatgaatATAATCACCAttatacaaaagaaaataaagaaggagaacATAAGATACAGACAGAGTCCAGTGAAGAGGCATAATGCAGTCTCTACGTTACCTATAGTGAGACAGGAAACTAAGGACCATaaattttgatattttaCATTTAGATACAGGGCGGAATGTTTTCTAATTGAGAGTGGAAACTTGTCGAACAAATTATAGAAGCTTCGTGACTGATTTACGCTCTTCaactttctatttttctcatAACAACTACAAATTTCACATGTATAATGGGGCATCAACTTAATTATCTTGGCAATTTTACTGGCTCTGCTGTCCTTAGTGTGTTTAAGCTCAACATATCTTGAGAACAATGATgtaacaaattaaaaaacaattatAACAAAGAATGATCCTAAGAAGCACAGAGTATTTGTGATTGTAGTTCAAACGCATGCAACTAAAGAATGGTGTAGGCTCatattgaaattattacaattgcaaAAAGAGGTTTGTATAGCCATGTTAAAAGgcctagatgggttatgCAATATTTAGAgaaacagaatgcaagtgatgaggatattgtaatttATTTGGATAGATCTGATGTTATAATATCCGAACTTTATAAGTATTGTAAagctgtggaatattttatacagaATACTGCagaaagtgaagagaagtttagtAAATAGGATGTTTTCAAAGAGCATGTAGAGAGATGTTACtggttttttaatgttggatatagaaaggaagaggacaaaaaattaaatcaTTCTAAAATCGCCTCCTAGTGGAAAACCCTATCTTAGCGGTGGAGGTTTGATAGCCAGAGTTTGGGCAGTTAAAAGGTTTGAATATGCATTTGTAGAATTTTTGGGAGGAAGTAAGGAATGGCAGTCAGATAAGAGTATTTACAAGCCATTTCTTATTTGGAGTGCAACTCaaaaagaagctgttggacagaGAATTGTTTTGAATagaggaatgattggattgGATTATGAAGTGAAATTTTTTCACTCGACTTAGTGAAGGGTTTAGGAAAACtacattcatttattttccagGATAGCAGATTGCATGGGAAGAGTGGACGGAAttgattttttaaaacctTAGTTTGTACAAGAACTTGAGATGGAGGAAATTCGCTGGTAGAGATAtggggaaaatagaaacttATGCAATGGATGGAGGAAATGGGATTTTGTATATCGGGAAGTTTTGTGGTGATACGGGTACACAAGGACATTCTTTGAAGCTAAGCAGGCGTTGACGCAGGTCCTAAAATAACTATATTTAACGACAAGCAGCTCTGAAAACTACTGCTGACATCCTAACGATGCCAAAGGAGTCTGAACCTTTCAACTCCTGCATAACCCAACACATGTTTATATAATAGCTGTGTTGTTAAGCTGAATAAGAGTGCTAACCGCGTGAATATAGAAGACAGAGGCATGTTTCAGGGGGAAGCTTTGCGATATAGAAAAAACAGTTCATATAATGCCTCGACAATAACGAAACGTTTTTGATGAAATAAACGAGGCTCTTCTTGTCAATGCAATTAAACATTCGAACATCCATCATACTAATTGACTTTGCTGTCACATTAGCACTATTCATTAGAAAAGACTGAAACAAATTTTAGCGATAGGGAAGAAAACCACTACACACTGATAAGGTACAGAATTCAATAAAATCTAGTGATACCAGCATCAAGTCACTCCTCGGAACAAAGAATTATAGCTTCAAAGCAACGACACAAAGCCGTAATCACGGCAAAGCGACGCACTCGCCACAAAATGCTGCTTTCATCAGCAAGAAGCACTCAACAGCGCAACATGGCAGCCATAACATTTATACTAACCCTCAGAGTGGACAAAGCAGCGGGCAACGTCGTGGCTGGAAACAACAAAGGGGAGCATGCGGCGCTTTGTGAGTTTATAGCAATGGCTCAGCAAGAAGTAGAAGCGCCGCACCTAGAAAGCCTGGACGTGGAGGCATATAGGCGTGTCCACCTGCTGAATTTAACTATCAGACGATGATTGGATAAACAAATTCTACACCGACAAGACACGGAAAACGACAAAAGGTTCATCGGCCGAAGCGGGACTAGACGACAAGGGTGGCAAACTACACTGGGACGACTGGAAATGGGCGGCTGAAAGACTGGTGGCAGCGCCAGAACATACGACGCTTAAAGAAAGCGGCACCACGCAGGTCTCCGGtctagcaaaaaaaatggcagCTGTTGCGATAAAAGGCAtagcagcaaaagcagccaAACTGAAAGACAGTTTTCCGGAGGAAGCTTTGCCAGAAAGCGCCGCCAAAACAGCAGCGGCCGCCGTAGCTAAAAAAATGCGGGATGCGGCCTTCGGCGGCGAAGACACGCTGATAACGACTCTAACAGACATCACAACGCTCGGGGCAAGCCCATCTAACAACAGGAACGTCGAATGCAAGACACAGGGGCCTGGCAAAGGCACACATATTGCTCTAGCAGCGCTAGCATGTGTCTGCTGGCAgggcaacaccaacacggTGACACACGGTATGTGCAACAAAGCAATGGAAGGCCAAACGGGCTGGAACGGAAACAGCAACAAGCCGGGGACATCGGACCTTATCAAGCTCGCCAAAAGTTGCGGCCCCGCCGGAAAACGAAAGGTGACGGCAGCAAGGCTTCGAGCAGCCATAACTTCACTGCGGAACCTTATAACCGGCCACGACACCGGCAACCTTTACCTAGGCACTTTTATCGCAACCGGTTTCTCAGGATCGTCAGACAGCAGCGTTTGCATCGAATTCACAAACTTAGCTGGCGGGGCTGACGACCCGCTCACCAAGCTGCCCTGGATCAACAAAGTGGAAGCGGCTGCAGCCGAACTGGAGAAGCTAACGCAGGTGCGCCCAAGGCACAAGCAATCAACATCCAACTAGTAGCAGCAGAAACCGAAGCGAACCAAGCGGTAAAGCAggctgcagcggaagcagaagaaataagaaaaggtaaCAACAACCCGAGTGTAGCGACGCCAGCACTACGTAAGACGATCTGCGAAGCTCACAACAAGTCCAAAACAGCATGCTTAGGAGCTAAATGCAAATGGGGAGGGCAAAAGGATGATGACGGCCCATGCATAGTAGATGAAAGCAAAGTTGCAGAACAAACAACCCAAGCAGGgacaggagaaaagaaagacggggcAGCTTCAACTGGGTGTGCAAAACATGGAACTGATAAGACTGcgtgtgaaaatgacaaaacaggcgacaaacaaaattgcgcatggaggaaggggaaagataaTGAACCTGAgccagaaaaagaaatgtgccgAAATGGAAGTTTTCTAGTAACCAAACAATTGGCCCTAATGGTTTCTGTATTTgtggccttgcttttttaaaacaaatttttccccctcttttttaaaaaattcttgCTAAAATTTTCCTtgctatttgatatatttcaaCACCTAAAAATTCACCGAAAAATTGAACTGTGATTTGTAAAGTTTGTGATTCtgaaattttttgtttttctggcAACTAAAAgaattttctctctttttttcttcttttttggaattttttAAGGGTtaggtttttattttatgttttatggtttttaatatttttaatttttaatttttattttatcgattttttcttttttcatttttgtgtttttttggaCGTTcagggaaacaaaaccaacTACCAAACTAAAGAGAGACTAGACAGGGTTAGTGTTATTAATTTTTGTGGGTTATTTTTTAATCACTTCTTTTcaatttttattcttctatAAATCGCTATTTTTAAATTGTAAGTGATGCAGCGTATCTTTTTTGATGCAACTCTAACCCTTATTTACCCAGCACACAGCTGCGTCTTCACATTTTTCGCCTCCGTCATCGACGCgatttgttaatttttttttgtgaatttcagcTCTGCATTTTGCGATGCGTGCGgcttaaaaattttttaaaacccTGGCGCATGGCAGTTTCGCTGCTTGAAGCGATTTGCTTTTCAAGAGGCGGTAAAAAATATCTTAATATTAGGAAGTTGAAAGATAAAAGATCTCAGTGCAGGGCCCCATAATCACGACGGGAAAAAATCCACCGCAAAAATCAactaaaaaacacaacagctgAGGAATACCCAAGCGAGCACTGCGACTATGATGCCactaaaaacaaatacaaaccaAAACTGAAacagtaaaataaaacacagcAGCAGGACCAGGAGAGACAAGCACTGTGGTAGATTAAAATAAACACCGATCCCAGAAAGCATGTGaggcaaaaaacaaggatGTCAAACAGGGTGAGAAAGCAGTCTGTAAATGAAttaatttttgttgatggtactggaaagcttctcaaGTCCGAGTGCCGCTATTCCAGCTCTCtcatcaataagaaattggatctgagtatggctgctgctttgacGGGTTTGGCTGCACTCTATAATTATAAAATTATAGTACTTTAaggatttttttaatttcatgAATTTTTGTGAAACTCTTCTATGTTGAGAGGATTTGttaaaattttatgaaatttaatatattatattactttttttaaatctttgcgaaatatgaaaaataatgaattgtttttaaaagaatACGTAATTTTTATGCGAAAGCGACATCTAGGAACAAAGATGTAACAAAGTAAGGTAATGTAGTGTGTAAATGAGTGTTATTCTAATTTagttaatttttgtttattcttcttcattttataGATGTCAGTTGAGACTATAATAAAGACGATAACAATAGGAgtgtattgtgagtgtgtatatacgaatataataataagagtggtggtggtgagtgactgaaaataaaaagtaaacacTTAAACGACGGTATAGTGTAATAAGATTGAGTTAGTGGAAAGTAATGGGCAGGATTCACCaggtatattattataaaataAAGTACTGAGGAGCTGACGGGTTGTACTCCGtgtgcaaaaaaagaaatgaataaGAAATTAGCGGAAGAAAGAGCGTACAGGCTGTCTCATAAAGATCTGGAAGTCAGTGGGTGCAAGAGACGTAGCTACTACGTTGTACAGACCGGTAGCTACCGGACGTGCTACTGAAAAAACTAAAAGGAAATATCGTTAACAAAATAAGAATCCGCGGATATAAAAAATGTAGGATCTCTATGAAGTTTGTAAAATCTATGCTAAAAGTTCCCATTTCCGTGTCTTTATGCTAGTTATGTGTTAAGATATTTTAAGTAGTGAGTACCTTTCATGAGAGTGTTGCTTATACATGGCTAATGGCGCGTATTAATAAGGCAAATTTTGAGAGGAGGGAACTGTTAGAACTTAAAATGACAAGTCTTAGCGCAATCAGCATAATCCGAGGACAGATAAACACAAGCATAATCGAATGTTCATCCGTATGTGGAAGGAGCATAATTGATAAGTGGTTGTTTTGGGAACATTATGTAGAGAAGTACAAACAAATAGAAGCAATAAGAAACCAttaaattttaatttttatctACATAAATATGTGTAGTACTTTCAAGGATGGTTGGCCAGGGATTGGCAATGTTAGTTGAAAacagaaatagaaagaagGCGATGAAATAGAGTTTAAAGTGCAAAAATGAAAGCTGATGCGCtcgctttttttaaaaattccaGTAGCTGGATAATATAGCAAATAAACAattgcattttttatttccaccTCAAACAAATAGGATTTAAAAGCATTTCACCAGGAAATAGTCCTCAGTTAcaagaaagcacaaaaacacacaactgTTCTCTAATAGAGATACACCGCAATATTATTTTCACACAGCTAAAAGAACTCCGGCAACCAAAGCAAAAGCCGGCAAACTAAACTAGGAAATAAAGTCGATTGTAAAGCAAGCATAACGACATCCTTCGAGTAGAAAAGCAGCCGCCAATAGCATATAAATCAGAAACAATTGCACCGGTTCTGTTTGACGGGAGAGTGGTTTAGGCGACTAGAGACGGTGAAGGCAAATAAGATGTGAGCGTCAATCTATTAGGCAGTGCTCAGGCCCACTAAAAACACTTCCATTAGCACTTAGTAGAAACAACCGCACAAAAACCGACAAGCACTCGATCACCTCAAAAACAGTGCACAAAAATGGAGCCAAAGGAAGGGACGCTCGGTCACCCAACCAAGAAAGATACCTTTTATTAGCGATTTCAGGCCATGCCGACAAACTTTTCATAGAAGTATAAGCAAGTTTCTAATTGATACCATACATCTTGGAAGCTCGACGGCGGATACAGGGGCAGATGCATCCGACTCTAAGTAAACACAAAATGGAAGCAGATCACGTGATAAAATttctcaaaaacaaaaatatgtttaagttgcaactccaAGTTTATGCAGCGGCTTACAAAAAATCCGAATGGAAAGATGGTGCTGAAGTTCTGACTGCGTTGAAAAACAAGCCAATCAACAACCTACTAAGTGCTGCAGCCAACTCTTGTACATCAATTACACTACCGGTGATGACACTAGCGACAACGGAGAGCAGTTTCCGCTAGCCGTGGATGGTACTATCGGCGGACGAAAATTAGGCGCAACTCCAGCCCAAAATCGCGTCAATGCTAAAGATATTTTACTCGTTGTTTAAACTTTGGAAGATAGCCCTATCCTTTAAGACACAGCCAATGAAGCAAGAAAAGTTCATTTATATactactattttttttagcgTTAGTGACCGTCGCTAActcagcaaacaaaaacgaacaTGAATTTGACCAGATGTGCCGCTTGTACAAGCTTTTAAACATCCCCATAACGATGCCAGGATTGACTATCAGTCAAAGAAGCGATAGCACAGAGGCAGCCAATCAAATAACGCTCGGCATTTTAGACAGAGCCCAAAAGATAAATATGTATGTGGCATAGAAACCGATAGTAGAATTTTTAACGAGCACggataaatacaaaaacaaagctgCATTCGACAGTGACGCCGCAAAGAAGGGATATTTCAATCCAAAAGATGATGCTGAACTCGAGAAAATGTGAAGCGCCTACAAAGAGGTTCAAGGCGCTCAGGGCGCTGAAAAGGCGTTTTCCAAAAAGTAAGGCAGAGcgctagaaaaaaaaagcaaaggcagTTACCACGACCTGCAATTGCAAATCTATACCAAAACCTGGCAAACACAGCGGCGCTTTTCCAACACCTCGAAGCAAAGTTACGCCAAACAATTGCAGCGGCCAGGGTGCACATGGAAAAGGCGCTGTACGGTGCCAAGTATGCCGCAACACCAACAGATCTTCTCAGCTCGGCGGCACCACTACCAAAACCGGCTGCAGCAAACTTCCCTTGGCAGACCAGTGCGGACAGAAAAACAGCCTGTGCAGCGCCAGATGCAGCCGAAGCGACTAAAGCCGACAATGCGCTAGCCACAGATGTAGTGTGCATATGCATACGCGACCATTCGACATCCCACGACACATGCGCAACAGGGATCCGCCAAAAAAGCGCCAACTTTGCAGCCACCAGGTCGCCGGCAAATGCAGCAGACGCCTTCACATAGATAGTAGCACAATGCAAACCAACCGATGACGAAGCAGCGCTGTTAAACATAGCAAGCAAGCTCACAGAGGCTGTCCAAGCGGTGTACACCTGGTTAGGCAAAAATGTATTCACCGCAGCGGTGGCAAACGGTGGACCAAACGGCGCAGCGAAGCGCTTTAATTTCTATGGCATCACCGCCCTAGGCGGTGCAGCACCGGGTCGCGGGGCGCGACAACGCACGCAACGGCAGGGGAAGGGGTGTGCATCGACTACTCTGCTTACCTCAAACCCACTAAAGGAATCCCTTGGATCAACAACATTGAAGCCGCAGCAGCGGAGCTAAAGAAGGGCAAGGAACTTTTTCCAGAATTGAACAGAGAGCTGGCGAAAGCAGTGGCACAAGAAAGACAAATAGAAACGCTGCTTTTACTTGGCACTTTATTAACCCCGGCAGTAACAACAGCcccaacagaaaaaacatacaagAAACCAACAGTAGAGGAccaaaacaaatgcaaagaagccacaaacaaaacactaGAAGGATGCGCGGCTGTCGACTGCGACTATGACAGCGAGAAGATCGAATGCAAACCCAAACCAGGAACAGAAACCACAGTAGCAGGAACAGGACCAGGAGACCAAGCAGGAGCACCAACAGGAGCAACTGGATatgcaacaaacaaaaataaaaccacTTGTGAGACTGACAAAAAAGATGGTAagcaaaattgtgcatggacgaaggaaaaagataatgaagatgACAAGGACACGGAAAAGTTTCGCTCTTCTAGttatttataaaaaaaattgtactTATCGTTTCTTGTCTTGCAAGTTTAGTGAAATTTTGAGGATTCATAAAATTTAAggatttttgctcaattttatgaaatttactgaaattttctttcttgagaGAAATTGATAATTTTTCTGAAGTTTGCGAAATTTGATATGTTTTAACACTATTTCTTGAAAATGTACAAGTTGTAGAAAATTATAAGGATTTTAAGAATGTAGAACTTTATTAAATGTATATGATAGTAGCTTATGGATGCAAAGCAGTGGGTGATAGggaatgaaaaatgagtgctacTCTTCTCTTGTCTTCTCTGTTTAGTTAATCCATATTAGTTGCGAATATAATAATCGTAtagaaatttttaaaatggTATTTGTAATGGGGTGTGttatgagtgtgtatatacgaatattataatgagagcaataataataataataataataataataataataataataataataataggagagtgtggtgagtgtgtgtatatacgcaTATTATAATCTGTGAGTGGTGTTACAGAGTCACTggaagtggaaaaagaagcacttAGCGCAAAATATTATAGGTAATTaaagtgagtgagtgagcgAGATTTGGAGAGAAAGTGGAGATGGAACTTGCGCCGTTTCTAGCGGCATCCTGACCAATGGCGTAATCATGCACAAGGCGATAATGAGGTTGAAAGTGATGGTGAGAGACAGAGTACAGTGTGCAGAAGAAATAGAGTCGCTGACAGTGACACAAAGAAGCAGTGGAAGTGGGAAGAACCGAATACCGTATCGACAATATGCTCTCAAGATCTTTTTGAAggattcttttttaaaactgACGCACTGtaataaatataaagaaaCATAAGCCATAGAATTCATCTGATAGGAGCTGTTCACTTTGTATAAAAGTGCACTGCTCACCAGATATAACAAAATCTGTAAAATAGAGACGTAAAAAGCAGTTGATGGTCGGAAAGACACCTGACTAAAGAGCTAAACCCTCAATAAATTTATAAAGGCTAAGAGTAAACGCAAGAATGCAtaaaaacagcagaaaaaaggaaataaaggcgTTATTGCGTCACAAGATGTcttagaaaaagaaattaatttCACTTACACTAAAGTAAGTAGAAAAAGTTATTAGCAACAAGAATTTAGTTGTTTACTAGAGTCGAGAATGTAAAGTTATGAAAATGTAGTTTAAATCGCATATTGAGTATATTAGAATCAAGCCGACCACAAGAGTGCAATATGGCTTTATAAGATGAAGCAACCACTCAAAGAGAAGCCATTTTGAAGCGAAAATTTACTTCTCTCACAGCTTTTTAAACACAGAAATTCAAAAGAAAGCAATAGTGATAAAAAAGGGTGATTAGGAAACCGCATTTACATGACACATAAAACTTACGTAGTAAACCAGTATATAAGCCGAAAGGAGATGACAATATAGACCACACGAAGCtcgataaaaaataaaaaataacgtCTACCTGTGGACAGCAGCTTAGGGGAAAGTGGATGCCTGAAGCACCAGAAAATCAATTAGCAACACCTATGTGgtggaagcaaaaaatacaGCATACCAACTtatcaataaataaaaaaaacaagcacgTAAAACGTACATAACAAAGAGACGGCTAAATCTAACGTCGAAGAAAAAGGCAGCAACTATTTGCGGTCAACTGGAAAAGTGTCAATGTTAAATGGCCGTGTAGAGAGCAACAAGCAGCCACTGAGCCGAAATGAATTAGTATATGAAAATTCAGCATCTAAAACAGGATGACATAGGTTAATCAGAAATAGTCATGatccaaagaaagaaaagttttttttaatcaacATTTACACCTAGATGCAGGACGACATAACACACAAACCCCACAATTAAAGTTTAAGctcaataaaaaaagaaaccttCAGTACCGCTAATCTTTCCGAGAAAATAAGTAGGTTTCAGAATCAACAGGAAACTCAAGACAGTGCCGGCAGATATGTGTAAaaccaaaagcagcagcagcctaGGAGCCTACACCTTCCTGACGTTAATAACGTTAATAGCTGTTTCCGGCACAGACACGCCAGAAGAAATTACCAAGGATGCCTGCGGCTCAGCGGCCTTCCTTCGCATAGTCGCGGACACTGTTAAAAGTGGACTTTTAGCAGCTGTGAAGCGAAACAACGAACTGAACAAAAGACTAG
This window encodes:
- a CDS encoding variant surface glycoprotein codes for the protein MVDGRASGGKLSRRHEENSKKKIAVAALAFTKPTEAENSAAAEGIKTRRDELKFNHALAEALRKNVRQAQGNLQNIRTETRALLLAAMLADTIKQRQAYSVIAAYSDAKATALKATIDTKSKQIIDAADVLEKRSAQLRGAIFAAKTKAVTVSGSIAGALANDPDFGGTAKTCTLKLSVHDTADTACDTSANYDDTLATLATQINNLKTIYTVCDETPITEQLTAVITSKGDFASSGDTTADGTAYCGNHATRSSATHAISIKELHGESNPTRTIPQNLENDGTCVKPGAGRKDGLITIRETAASKCNAKKNLISPVMPVSSPSATQLIDDPTFQKLAALASGQNTPQTTGGKNDKAAAIQLLGSDETNLKDKYFTPLENQHVEFNLGEELIRTSIKSAASGDNYGAVLAFSAGKAAIQAVQKDIPKGVETEANDDCTGKGKDDCNNKTGCKYNDKYRNAKKTLQKLQRREHQ